TTATACAATTGATGTAAGAAATAAATTTAACGAAGCCGTTATTTCAAATTTTTTTAAAGAATATATTATAGGTAAAACACCAAATCCATGTGTCAGGTGTAATACTTATATAAAATGGGAAACACTTATTAATTATGCTGATAAATTAAATTGTAAATATATTTCTACAGGACATTATGCACAAATAAGATATGAAAATAAAAGATATATAATATCAAAAGGACTTGATGAAAAAAAGGACCAATCATATTTTTTATGGGGACTTAAACAGAATATTTTAAGTCGTATTATTTTTCCATTAAGTAAATTTACTAAAGAACAAATAAAAAATATTGCTACTAATAATGGATTTAAAAAACTTTCAGATAGGGGTGAAAGTCAGGAAATCTGCTTTATTCCTGATAATGATTATCGTAAATTTTTAAGAGATAATGTTAAAGATATTGATAGAATAATAACAGAAGGTAATTTTGTTGATAAAAACGGCAAAATACTCGGCAAACATAAAGGATATCCATTTTATACAATTGGACAAAGAAAGGGGTTAAATATTGCAGTTGGGCAACCGTTATACGTAATAAAAATAATACCTGAAACAAATACTATATATTTAGGAACAAGAAATGAACTGAATAAAAAATCTATGCTTGTAAAAGAGTTTAACCTGATTAAATATAATAATTTACCAAAAAATTTTGAAGTCAATACAAAAATCAGGTATAGGAACGAAGGAACTCTAAGTAAAATTAATATATATGATGATAAAATAGTTGTTGATTTTTACAAAGACGTATCAGCAATAACCCCGGGACAATCTGCTGTGTTTTATGAAAATGACGATATTGTGGGTGGTGGGATTATTGAAAGTTAAAATAATACAAAAAATAAATTTTAAATGGATAAAAGAAAATTGCGAAAAATTAAAGATGAAATCTGGAAAAAAATTCCTTTATCTGATGGAAAATATGAAATTAGCAACTACGGTAGAGTAAAAAGTTATTATAAAGATACGAAAAATGGAAAAATAATTAAACAAACAAA
This is a stretch of genomic DNA from Bacteroidales bacterium. It encodes these proteins:
- the mnmA gene encoding tRNA 2-thiouridine(34) synthase MnmA: MSKDKVLVAMSGGVDSSVAVILLMEMGYEVIGMTMNMYSDTKKKSYDETTENKPNYLEEAKKIADSLNIAHYTIDVRNKFNEAVISNFFKEYIIGKTPNPCVRCNTYIKWETLINYADKLNCKYISTGHYAQIRYENKRYIISKGLDEKKDQSYFLWGLKQNILSRIIFPLSKFTKEQIKNIATNNGFKKLSDRGESQEICFIPDNDYRKFLRDNVKDIDRIITEGNFVDKNGKILGKHKGYPFYTIGQRKGLNIAVGQPLYVIKIIPETNTIYLGTRNELNKKSMLVKEFNLIKYNNLPKNFEVNTKIRYRNEGTLSKINIYDDKIVVDFYKDVSAITPGQSAVFYENDDIVGGGIIES